Proteins co-encoded in one Ictalurus punctatus breed USDA103 chromosome 18, Coco_2.0, whole genome shotgun sequence genomic window:
- the tmlhe gene encoding trimethyllysine dioxygenase, mitochondrial isoform X1, translated as MALIQFWKLRASVRSASRAWGCAPVMVGSKKSQHTVAGGSRNWQLLDDCFELQYGGQVMHFNYVWLRDHCRSASCYNSKTNQRNLDTGSIALDIRPTKTRVDEENLFLTWPDGHITRYNLAWLAKNSYQGQKSSAIQPRILWNSEIYTNAKVPSVSWEKFMSCDDELKTFLSNFLLYGIAFVEDVPATIDDTETVTKRVSIIRETIYGRMWSFTSDFSRGDTAYTKLALDRHTDTAYFQEPSGIQVFHCLRHEGTGGRTLLVDGFYSANRVLEQSLENFELLSRVPIKHEFIENLGTQVNHMIGIGPVLSVYPWNNEVYMMRYNNYDRAVINTVPHNVVQRWYAAHRHLTDELRKPENELWVKLKPGKVLFIDNWRVLHGRESFTGFRQLCGCYLTRDDVLNTARSLGLQA; from the exons ATGGCTTTAATCCAGTTCTGGAAGCTGCGAGCGTCTGTGCGGTCTGCGTCTCGGGCCTGGGGTTGTGCGCCTGTGATGGTTGGAAGCAAAAAAAGCCAACACACAGTGGCTGGGGGTTCTCGTAACTGGCAGCTGCTAGACGACTGCTTTG AACTTCAATATGGTGGTCAGGTGATGCACTTTAACTACGTGTGGCTGAGGGATCACTGCCGCTCGGCCTCGTGCTACAACTCCAAAACCAACCAGCGCAATTTAGACACCGGCAGCATTGCCCTCGACATCCGGCCCACGAAGACCCGGGTGGACGAGGAGAATCTCTTCCTTACAT GGCCTGATGGTCACATTACACGGTACAACCTGGCCTGGCTGGCGAAGAACAGCTACCAGGGCCAGAAATCGAGTGCTATACAACCACGCATCCTGTGGAACTCTGAGATTTACACAAACGCCAAAGTGCCTTCCGTCAGCTGGGAAAAGTTCATGAGCTGTGACGATGAGCTGAAGACATTTCTGAGCAACTTCCTACTGTACGGAATTGCGTTTGTAGAGGACGTTCCGGCCACAATCGATGACACTGAAACAGTGACCAAAAGAGTTAGCATTATCAG AGAGACGATATACGGCCGAATGTGGAGTTTTACGTCCGATTTTTCCCGAGGTGACACAGCGTACACAAAACTGGCCCTGGACCGCCACACAGATACCGCTTACTTCCAAGAGCCCAGTGG GATTCAGGTCTTCCACTGCCTGAGGCACGAGGGGACAGGCGGCAGGACTCTGTTAGTGGACGGCTTCTACTCCGCGAACAGAGTGCTCGAGCAGTCTCTTGAAAACTTCGAGCTTCTCTCACGTGTCCCCATAAAACACGAGTTCATCGAGAACCTTGGCACCCAGGTCAACCACATGATCGGCATCGGCCCAGTTCTCAGCGTCTACCCCTGGAACAACGAAGTCTACATGATGAG GTATAACAACTACGACCGTGCCGTGATAAACACAGTTCCTCACAACGTCGTACAGCGCTGGTATGCGGCACACAGACATCTCACTGACGAGCTCAGGAAACCAGAGAACGAGCTGTGGGTCAAACTCAAACCGGGCAAG GTTCTCTTCATCGATAACTGGCGAGTGCTGCATGGTAGAGAATCCTTCACAGGATTTCGTCAGCTCTGTGGCTGCTATCTGACCAGAGATGATGTTCTCAACACAGCTCGCTCCCTGGGCCTTCAGGCTTGA
- the tmlhe gene encoding trimethyllysine dioxygenase, mitochondrial isoform X2 yields MHFNYVWLRDHCRSASCYNSKTNQRNLDTGSIALDIRPTKTRVDEENLFLTWPDGHITRYNLAWLAKNSYQGQKSSAIQPRILWNSEIYTNAKVPSVSWEKFMSCDDELKTFLSNFLLYGIAFVEDVPATIDDTETVTKRVSIIRETIYGRMWSFTSDFSRGDTAYTKLALDRHTDTAYFQEPSGIQVFHCLRHEGTGGRTLLVDGFYSANRVLEQSLENFELLSRVPIKHEFIENLGTQVNHMIGIGPVLSVYPWNNEVYMMRYNNYDRAVINTVPHNVVQRWYAAHRHLTDELRKPENELWVKLKPGKVLFIDNWRVLHGRESFTGFRQLCGCYLTRDDVLNTARSLGLQA; encoded by the exons ATGCACTTTAACTACGTGTGGCTGAGGGATCACTGCCGCTCGGCCTCGTGCTACAACTCCAAAACCAACCAGCGCAATTTAGACACCGGCAGCATTGCCCTCGACATCCGGCCCACGAAGACCCGGGTGGACGAGGAGAATCTCTTCCTTACAT GGCCTGATGGTCACATTACACGGTACAACCTGGCCTGGCTGGCGAAGAACAGCTACCAGGGCCAGAAATCGAGTGCTATACAACCACGCATCCTGTGGAACTCTGAGATTTACACAAACGCCAAAGTGCCTTCCGTCAGCTGGGAAAAGTTCATGAGCTGTGACGATGAGCTGAAGACATTTCTGAGCAACTTCCTACTGTACGGAATTGCGTTTGTAGAGGACGTTCCGGCCACAATCGATGACACTGAAACAGTGACCAAAAGAGTTAGCATTATCAG AGAGACGATATACGGCCGAATGTGGAGTTTTACGTCCGATTTTTCCCGAGGTGACACAGCGTACACAAAACTGGCCCTGGACCGCCACACAGATACCGCTTACTTCCAAGAGCCCAGTGG GATTCAGGTCTTCCACTGCCTGAGGCACGAGGGGACAGGCGGCAGGACTCTGTTAGTGGACGGCTTCTACTCCGCGAACAGAGTGCTCGAGCAGTCTCTTGAAAACTTCGAGCTTCTCTCACGTGTCCCCATAAAACACGAGTTCATCGAGAACCTTGGCACCCAGGTCAACCACATGATCGGCATCGGCCCAGTTCTCAGCGTCTACCCCTGGAACAACGAAGTCTACATGATGAG GTATAACAACTACGACCGTGCCGTGATAAACACAGTTCCTCACAACGTCGTACAGCGCTGGTATGCGGCACACAGACATCTCACTGACGAGCTCAGGAAACCAGAGAACGAGCTGTGGGTCAAACTCAAACCGGGCAAG GTTCTCTTCATCGATAACTGGCGAGTGCTGCATGGTAGAGAATCCTTCACAGGATTTCGTCAGCTCTGTGGCTGCTATCTGACCAGAGATGATGTTCTCAACACAGCTCGCTCCCTGGGCCTTCAGGCTTGA
- the dkc1 gene encoding H/ACA ribonucleoprotein complex subunit DKC1 isoform X1, producing MADCEFSSAKKEKKKKAKISDDEVGEIQETGDFLIKPESKVAKLDTSQWPLLLKNFDKLNIRTAHYTPLPHGSNPLKRNINDYVRSGFINLDKPANPSSHEVVAWIKRILRVEKTGHSGTLDPKVTGCLIVCIDRATRLVKSQQSAGKEYVGIVRLHNAVENEHQLARALECLTGALFQRPPLIAAVKRQLRVRTIYESKLIEYDPEKRLGIFWVSCEAGTYIRTLCVHLGLLLGVGGQMQELRRVRSGVLGEMDCMVTMHDVLDAQWQFDHNKDETYLRRVIFPLEKLLISHKRIVMKDSAVNAICYGAKIMLPGVLRYEDGIELNQDIVVITTKGEAICTAVALMTTAVISTCDHGVVAKIKRVIMERDTYPRKWGLGPKASQKKMMIQKGLLDKRGKPNGSTPADWKEGYVDYSSKPKVKVEAAAEDGDAVQAGVKRKRDESGSEGDAVPSTPKTDEVKKEKKKKKKEKKMKLAEEVAEAAEATEDAAAEGEGEVTESAKKKKKKKKAKEADSD from the exons ATGGCGGACTGTGAAT TCTCTTCTGctaagaaagagaagaagaagaaagcgaAGATTTCAGATGACGAAGTCGGG gaAATCCAAGAAACGGGAGATTTCCTCATCAAGCCCGAATCCAAGGTTGCCAAACTTGACACGTCCCAGTGGCCTTTGCTGCTCAAG AATTTTGATAAGCTGAACATCAGGACAGCGCACTACACACCCCTGCCCCATGGCTCGAATCCCCTGAAGAGGAACATTAACGATTACGTCAG ATCTGGTTTTATTAACTTGGACAAGCCAGCAAATCCGTCCTCTCATGAAGTGGTTGCGTGGATCAAAAGGATCCTGCGTGTGGAGAAGACGGGCCACAGCGGGACGCTGGACCCGAAAGTCACGGGCTGTCTGATCGTGTGCATCGACAGAGCGACGCGATTAGTCAAATCTCAGCAGAGCGCAG GCAAAGAGTACGTGGGCATAGTACGGCTGCACAATGCGGTAGAGAACGAACATCAGCTCGCGAGG GCTCTGGAGTGTCTCACCGGAGCGCTGTTCCAGAGGCCTCCTCTCATCGCCGCAGTGAAGCGACAGCTACGAGTCAGGACCATCTACGAGAGCAAGCTCATCGAATACGACCCGGAGAAAAGACTCG GTATTTTCTGGGTAAGCTGTGAGGCAGGGACGTACATCAGAACGCTGTGTGTTCATCTGGGGCTGCTGCTGGGAGTTGGAGGTCAGATGCAGGAGCTCAGGAGGGTTCGGTCTGGAGTGTTGGGCGAGATG GACTGCATGGTGACCATGCACGACGTATTAGACGCTCAGTGGCAGTTTGATCACAACAAGGATGAGACCTACCTGAGAAGAGTCATCTTCCCTCTGGAGAAGCTGCTCATCAGCCACAAGAGGATCGTCATGAAGGACAGCGCG GTCAATGCTATTTGCTATGGTGCTAAAATCATGTTACCGGGTGTGCTGCGGTATGAAGATGGCATAGAACTGAACCAGGACATCGTCGTCATCACGACTAAAGGAGAAGCCATTTGTACAG CTGTAGCACTGATGACGACGGCGGTCATCTCTACGTGCGACCACGGCGTCGTGGCCAAGATCAAGAGGGTCATCATGGAAAGAGACACGTACCCACGCAAATGGGGTCTGGGTCCAAAG GCCAGTCAGAAGAAAATGATGATCCAGAAAGGCCTTCTAGATAAACGCGGCAAGCCGAACGGGAGCACTCCGGCCGACTGGAAGGAGGGTTACGTGGACTACAG CAGTAAACCCAAAGTAAAGGTAGAAGCAGCTGCTGAAGATGGTGACGCTGTTCAGGCAGGAGTAAAG AGGAAACGCGATGAGAGCGGAAGCGAGGGCGACGCCGTGCCCTCGACCCCAAAGACAGACGAGGtcaagaaagagaagaagaaaaagaagaaagaaaagaaaatgaagctGGCTGAGGAAGTAGCGGAAGCAGCAGAAGCCACCGAGGACGCAGCGGCAGAAGGGGAAGGAGAG GTCACAGAAAGcgccaagaagaagaagaagaaaaagaaggcgAAAGAGGCTGATTCGGACTGA
- the dkc1 gene encoding H/ACA ribonucleoprotein complex subunit DKC1 isoform X2, producing the protein MADCEFSSAKKEKKKKAKISDDEVGEIQETGDFLIKPESKVAKLDTSQWPLLLKNFDKLNIRTAHYTPLPHGSNPLKRNINDYVRSGFINLDKPANPSSHEVVAWIKRILRVEKTGHSGTLDPKVTGCLIVCIDRATRLVKSQQSAGKEYVGIVRLHNAVENEHQLARALECLTGALFQRPPLIAAVKRQLRVRTIYESKLIEYDPEKRLGIFWVSCEAGTYIRTLCVHLGLLLGVGGQMQELRRVRSGVLGEMDCMVTMHDVLDAQWQFDHNKDETYLRRVIFPLEKLLISHKRIVMKDSAVNAICYGAKIMLPGVLRYEDGIELNQDIVVITTKGEAICTAVALMTTAVISTCDHGVVAKIKRVIMERDTYPRKWGLGPKASQKKMMIQKGLLDKRGKPNGSTPADWKEGYVDYSKPKVKVEAAAEDGDAVQAGVKRKRDESGSEGDAVPSTPKTDEVKKEKKKKKKEKKMKLAEEVAEAAEATEDAAAEGEGEVTESAKKKKKKKKAKEADSD; encoded by the exons ATGGCGGACTGTGAAT TCTCTTCTGctaagaaagagaagaagaagaaagcgaAGATTTCAGATGACGAAGTCGGG gaAATCCAAGAAACGGGAGATTTCCTCATCAAGCCCGAATCCAAGGTTGCCAAACTTGACACGTCCCAGTGGCCTTTGCTGCTCAAG AATTTTGATAAGCTGAACATCAGGACAGCGCACTACACACCCCTGCCCCATGGCTCGAATCCCCTGAAGAGGAACATTAACGATTACGTCAG ATCTGGTTTTATTAACTTGGACAAGCCAGCAAATCCGTCCTCTCATGAAGTGGTTGCGTGGATCAAAAGGATCCTGCGTGTGGAGAAGACGGGCCACAGCGGGACGCTGGACCCGAAAGTCACGGGCTGTCTGATCGTGTGCATCGACAGAGCGACGCGATTAGTCAAATCTCAGCAGAGCGCAG GCAAAGAGTACGTGGGCATAGTACGGCTGCACAATGCGGTAGAGAACGAACATCAGCTCGCGAGG GCTCTGGAGTGTCTCACCGGAGCGCTGTTCCAGAGGCCTCCTCTCATCGCCGCAGTGAAGCGACAGCTACGAGTCAGGACCATCTACGAGAGCAAGCTCATCGAATACGACCCGGAGAAAAGACTCG GTATTTTCTGGGTAAGCTGTGAGGCAGGGACGTACATCAGAACGCTGTGTGTTCATCTGGGGCTGCTGCTGGGAGTTGGAGGTCAGATGCAGGAGCTCAGGAGGGTTCGGTCTGGAGTGTTGGGCGAGATG GACTGCATGGTGACCATGCACGACGTATTAGACGCTCAGTGGCAGTTTGATCACAACAAGGATGAGACCTACCTGAGAAGAGTCATCTTCCCTCTGGAGAAGCTGCTCATCAGCCACAAGAGGATCGTCATGAAGGACAGCGCG GTCAATGCTATTTGCTATGGTGCTAAAATCATGTTACCGGGTGTGCTGCGGTATGAAGATGGCATAGAACTGAACCAGGACATCGTCGTCATCACGACTAAAGGAGAAGCCATTTGTACAG CTGTAGCACTGATGACGACGGCGGTCATCTCTACGTGCGACCACGGCGTCGTGGCCAAGATCAAGAGGGTCATCATGGAAAGAGACACGTACCCACGCAAATGGGGTCTGGGTCCAAAG GCCAGTCAGAAGAAAATGATGATCCAGAAAGGCCTTCTAGATAAACGCGGCAAGCCGAACGGGAGCACTCCGGCCGACTGGAAGGAGGGTTACGTGGACTACAG TAAACCCAAAGTAAAGGTAGAAGCAGCTGCTGAAGATGGTGACGCTGTTCAGGCAGGAGTAAAG AGGAAACGCGATGAGAGCGGAAGCGAGGGCGACGCCGTGCCCTCGACCCCAAAGACAGACGAGGtcaagaaagagaagaagaaaaagaagaaagaaaagaaaatgaagctGGCTGAGGAAGTAGCGGAAGCAGCAGAAGCCACCGAGGACGCAGCGGCAGAAGGGGAAGGAGAG GTCACAGAAAGcgccaagaagaagaagaagaaaaagaaggcgAAAGAGGCTGATTCGGACTGA
- the mpp1 gene encoding 55 kDa erythrocyte membrane protein gives MTLKSDKNEPAVVLERVNSARTALSDLYLEQLLQNKPKTEQTFEAKEQETVYTNGSTGHMNIKEVSKMREVAFEKHQSEPLGVTLKLNEKQKCMVARILHGGMIHRQGSLHEGDEIAEINGRSVANQSVDQLQKILKDTEGIVTLKIIPNQQSRFMVCEMYMRAQFDYDPAKDELIPCKEAGLKFKTGDIIKIITKKDPNWWQGRVDNSGKDFAGLIPSPELQEWRVASKSKRSDEAGPSCSPFGKKKKCKDKYLAKHSSIFDQLDVISYEEVVQLPAFNRKTLVLIGAPGVGRSHIKSSLLTKYPEKFDYPAPHTTRSPRKDEENGQEYYFVSDDEMTRCIVGNELLEYGSFQGSMFGTKIETIQKIHEQDKIALLDVEPQTLKLLRTAEFAPLVVFIAPTNTGNQSEALQAIQKESDTIFSTYRHFFDVILVNNDVDECVKGVEEALESASSSPQWVPVSWVY, from the exons ACATTTGAAGCAAAGGAGCAGGAGACCGTATACACGAACGGCAGCACTGGCCATATGAACATCAAAGAAGTGTCTAAGATGCGCGAGGTGGCCTTCGAGAAGCATCAGTCAGAACCACTG GGTGTGACTCTCAAACTAAACGAGAAACAGAAGTGCATGGTGGCAAGAATATTACACGGAGGGATGATCCACAGGCAAG GTTCCTTACATGAAGGAGATGAAATTGCTGAGATTAACGGTAGAAGTGTTGCCAATCAGAGTGTGGACCAACTGCAAAAGATTCTG AAAGATACGGAGGGCATCGTCACTTTGAAAATCATCCCGAATCAGCAAAGTCGCTTCATGGTTTGTGAG ATGTACATGAGGGCTCAGTTCGACTACGACCCTGCCAAGGACGAGCTCATCCCATGCAAAGAGGCCGGCCTTAAATTCAAAACCGGTGACATCATCAAGATCATCACCAAGAAGGATCCGAACTGGTGGCAGGGCAGGGTGGACAATTCAGGCAAAGACTTTGCCGGGCTCATACCGTCCCCCGAACTTCAGGAATG GCGTGTGGCGAGCAAAAGTAAGCGCAGCGATGAAGCCGGTCCGTCGTGTAGTCCTTTtggcaaaaagaagaaatgcaaAGACAAGTATCTGGCGAAACACAGCTCTA tcTTTGATCAGCTTGATGTCATTTCTTATGAAGAGGTTGTGCAGCTCCCTGCATTCAATCGAAAAACGCTGGTACTCATAG GTGCTCCTGGTGTGGGAAGGAGTCACATCAAAAGTTCGCTGCTGACCAAATACCCAGAAAAGTTCGACTACCCTGCACCTC ACACGACGAGATCTCCGAggaaagacgaagaaaacggACAGGAATATTATTTCGTCTCCGACGACGAGATGACCAGATGCATCGTGGGGAACGAGCTCCTGGAGTACGGAAGTTTTCAGGGCAGCATGTTCGGCACCAAGATCGAGACCATCCAGAAGATCCATGAGCAAGACAAGATTGCACTGCTGGACGTCGAACCTCAG ACGCTGAAACTCCTCAGAACAGCCGAGTTCGCTCCCCTGGTCGTGTTCATAGCACCAACCAACACGGGCAACCAG TCGGAAGCACTGCAAGCCATCCAGAAGGAATCGGACACCATTTTCAGCACCTACCGCCATTTCTTCGACGTGATCCTGGTCAACAACGACGTGGACGAGTGTGTGAAAGGTGTGGAAGAAGCCTTGGAGAGCGCCTCCTCCAGCCCACAGTGGGTTCCCGTGTCCTGGGTCTACTGA